One Meles meles chromosome 13, mMelMel3.1 paternal haplotype, whole genome shotgun sequence DNA segment encodes these proteins:
- the SPRN gene encoding shadow of prion protein, with translation MNWTAATCWALLLAATFLCDSGAAKGGRGGARGSARGGLRGSARGAPRVRVRPVPRYGGSSLRVAAAGAAAGAAGAAAGLAAGSSWRRATGPGEHDPEDEDAGPSGNQTGQGVYSYRAWTSGAGPTSSPHLCLLLGGTLGALGLLRP, from the coding sequence ATGAACTGGACGGCCGCAACGTGCTGGGCTCTGCTGCTAGCCGCCACCTTCCTCTGTGACAGCGGCGCGGCCAAGGGTGGCCGTGGAGGGGCTCGCGGCAGCGCCAGGGGAGGGCTGCGAGGAAGCGCGCGCGGGGCGCCAAGGGTGCGCGTGAGGCCGGTGCCCCGCTACGGAGGCTCCTCCCTGCGCGTGGCGGCAGCAGGGGCGGCGGCCGGGGCAGCTGGGGCGGCCGCGGGCCTGGCAGCGGGCTCCAGCTGGAGAAGGGCCACGGGCCCGGGGGAACACGACCCGGAGGACGAGGACGCGGGACCAAGTGGCAACCAGACGGGCCAAGGCGTCTATAGCTACCGGGCGTGGACTTCGGGCGCGGGGCCCACCAGcagcccccacctctgcctgctgctgggcGGCACTCTTGGTGCCCTGGGGCTGCTGCGTCCCTAG
- the LOC123954999 gene encoding LOW QUALITY PROTEIN: olfactory receptor 6-like (The sequence of the model RefSeq protein was modified relative to this genomic sequence to represent the inferred CDS: deleted 1 base in 1 codon) — protein MNDSTETLVTEFILLGFPELCYLRGLLSGLFLTIYLVTILENLVIVVTIRASQQLHTPMYFFLANLSMLETLYTSVTVPKLLAGLLARVRTISFSGCLTQLFLFLSLGSSECFLLATMACDRYLAICRPLRYPATMNWQRCLCLALRAWLGGFLASFVSTALISRLRFCGPPVLNHFFCDSSPLLQLSCSDTTTVEVLDFVAALAVLATSLLVTVVSCAHILVTVLRIPRWAGRRKAFSTCASHLGGVAPFYTTTIFMCARPHATSSFNINKLVSVIYSVVTPLLNPIIYCLRNRDIREALTKLL, from the exons ATGAACGACTCCACTGAGACGCTGGTAACAGAATTCATCTTGCTGGGCTTCCCAGAGCTGTGCTACCTTCGGGGGCTGCTTTCCGGGCTGTTCCTCACGATCTACCTGGTGACCATCCTGGAGAACCTGGTCATCGTGGTGACCATCCGAGCCAGCCAGCAACtgcacacacccatgtacttcttcctggccAACCTGTCCATGCTGGAGACCCTCTACACCTCGGTCACCGTCCCCAAGCTGCTGGCTGGCCTCCTGGCACGGGTGAGGACCATCTCCTTCTCAGGATGCCTCACCCagctgtttctcttcctctcgcTCGGCTCCTCCGAGTGCTTCCTCCTGGCCACCATGGCCTGTGACCGGTACCTGGCCATCTGTCGCCCGCTGCGCTACCCAGCCACCATGAACTGGCAGCGCTGTCTGTGCCTGGCCCTCAGGGCCTGGCTGGGAGGCTTCCTGGCCTCTTTCGTGTCCACGGCTCTCATCTCCCGCCTCAGGTTCTGTGGCCCCCCCGTCCTCAACCACTTCTTCTGCGACAGCTCACCCCTGCTGCAGCTCTCCTGCTCGGACACCACTACCGTCGAAGTTCTGGACTTCGTGGCAGCCCTGGCTGTGCTCGCAACCTCCCTGCTGGTGACCGTGGTCTCCTGTGCACACATCCTGGTCACGGTGCTGAGGATCCCGCGGTGGGCCGGCCGCCGGaaagccttctccacctgtgCCTCCCACCTG GGGGGGGTGGCCCCCTTCTACACCACCACCATTTTCATGTGCGCACGGCCTCACGCCACCAGCTCCTTCAACATCAACAAGCTGGTGTCCGTGATCTACTCAGTTGTGACGCCGCTGCTCAACCCCATCATCTACTGCCTGCGGAATCGAGACATCAGGGAGGCTCTGACCAAACTCCTCTGA